A part of Apodemus sylvaticus chromosome 19, mApoSyl1.1, whole genome shotgun sequence genomic DNA contains:
- the Atoh7 gene encoding transcription factor ATOH7 — protein MKSACKPHGSPAGACGAAPCAGAAERAVSCAGPGRLESAARRRLAANARERRRMQGLNTAFDRLRRVVPQWGQDKKLSKYETLQMALSYIVALTRILAEAERDWVGLRCEQRARDHPYLPFPGARLQVDPEPYGQRLFGFQPEPFPMAS, from the coding sequence ATGAAGTCGGCCTGCAAACCCCACGGCTCTCCTGCGGGAGCGTGCGGCGCGGCCCCGTGCGCGGGAGCAGCGGAGCGCGCGGTCTCGTGCGCCGGGCCCGGGCGGCTGGAGAGCGCGGCGCGCAGGCGGCTGGCGGCCAATGCGCGCGAGCGGCGCCGCATGCAGGGGCTGAACACCGCTTTCGACCGACTGCGCAGGGTGGTGCCACAGTGGGGCCAGGACAAGAAGCTGTCCAAATACGAGACGCTGCAGATGGCGCTCAGCTACATCGTCGCGCTCACCCGCATCCTAGCCGAAGCCGAGCGGGACTGGGTGGGGCTGCGCTGTGAGCAGCGGGCCCGCGATCACCCCTACCTCCCATTCCCCGGTGCTAGGCTCCAGGTAGACCCTGAGCCCTACGGGCAGAGGCTCTTCGGCTTCCAGCCGGAGCCCTTCCCCATGGCCAGCTAA